One Methylophilus sp. TWE2 DNA segment encodes these proteins:
- a CDS encoding porin, whose translation MNIETINPRLRQISLYTSLALLSTQAFAEATLQRNENQFINIGIASRISFSSIKDAAPNGKNRSNDFEVEEARLYTNGKVHENVSFEFNFARNSADNRVELLDGHLGLEFNNYAHVWVGRFLPAASRASAAAPMYSTTFDFPIAELGSYQFAGRDNGAVFFGTDKSEAFKYYASATNGRQGGSNQADNLSYATRLQYNFWDTEPGFYNLASYDGKKSILSVGGSYRYQKDGAGTILNKGDSKYWNLDARLEKPLSDGAVLGAEASYYNYDNDNTGDTVLPEAKGFFVNGSYTFAEKVGIGKFQPKVIYQEFNNDTTGLDRKRVDIGVGYLIDGDSNKRIDVFYFRENRNTLPDIDGIKAIFHVAHFF comes from the coding sequence ATGAATATAGAAACCATTAATCCTAGACTACGACAAATTTCTCTCTACACCAGCTTGGCCCTGCTGAGTACACAAGCTTTTGCCGAGGCCACGCTGCAACGCAACGAAAACCAATTTATCAATATCGGCATTGCCTCTCGCATCAGCTTTAGCTCGATTAAAGATGCCGCGCCGAATGGCAAAAACCGCTCGAATGACTTTGAGGTTGAAGAGGCACGTTTATATACCAACGGCAAGGTGCATGAGAACGTCTCCTTTGAGTTCAACTTCGCACGCAATTCAGCAGACAACAGAGTTGAGTTGCTGGATGGTCATCTGGGCTTGGAGTTTAACAACTACGCGCATGTTTGGGTGGGTCGCTTCTTACCGGCAGCGAGCCGCGCCTCCGCTGCTGCACCGATGTATTCCACCACGTTTGACTTCCCGATTGCCGAGTTAGGCTCTTACCAGTTTGCTGGTCGGGATAATGGTGCAGTCTTCTTCGGTACAGACAAGAGCGAGGCCTTCAAATACTACGCTTCAGCCACTAACGGTCGCCAGGGCGGCTCCAATCAGGCCGACAATCTATCTTATGCCACCCGGCTGCAATATAACTTCTGGGATACCGAGCCAGGCTTTTATAACCTGGCCAGTTACGATGGCAAAAAATCTATTTTATCCGTCGGCGGGTCTTACCGTTACCAGAAAGATGGCGCAGGGACGATCCTGAACAAAGGCGACTCCAAATACTGGAACCTGGATGCACGCCTGGAAAAACCATTGAGTGATGGCGCCGTGCTGGGGGCAGAAGCCTCCTATTACAACTATGACAATGACAATACCGGCGATACCGTCTTGCCAGAAGCCAAAGGCTTTTTTGTGAATGGCAGCTATACCTTTGCCGAAAAGGTGGGCATAGGCAAATTCCAGCCCAAAGTGATTTACCAGGAATTTAATAATGACACCACCGGCTTGGACCGCAAACGCGTGGATATCGGCGTGGGTTACCTGATTGACGGTGACAGTAACAAGCGTATTGATGTGTTTTACTTTAGAGAAAACCGCAATACGCTCCCGGATATTGATGGCATTAAAGCCATCTTCCATGTGGCACACTTTTTTTAA
- a CDS encoding ABC transporter ATP-binding protein, protein MAQAQLNTIPVQALTAVEPLLQLDNVEVIYEKVIFAIKHISLEVKPQSIVALLGANGAGKSTILKAISGLAPAQRGEIVQGRIVYAGKEITRATPGQLVAQGLVQVLEGRHCFGHLTVEENLLTGAFIRRPSGKSLAQDLEKVYAFFPRLKLLRKNYAGYTSGGEQQMVAIGRALMANPKLILLDEPSMGLAPQIVEEIFEIVHQLQQTQGLSFLLAEQNATVALRYANHAYVLESGHITQQGDAQTIASSQALSDSYLGSR, encoded by the coding sequence ATGGCACAAGCACAGTTAAATACGATCCCAGTGCAAGCGCTCACTGCGGTTGAGCCTTTGTTGCAGCTGGACAATGTTGAGGTGATCTATGAAAAGGTCATTTTTGCCATCAAGCATATTTCTTTAGAGGTTAAACCACAGTCTATTGTGGCCTTGCTTGGCGCAAATGGCGCAGGCAAAAGTACCATCCTGAAAGCGATTTCTGGCCTGGCCCCGGCACAACGCGGCGAGATCGTACAAGGCCGGATTGTATATGCCGGTAAAGAAATCACCAGGGCCACACCGGGCCAGTTGGTGGCACAAGGCTTGGTACAGGTGCTGGAGGGCCGGCATTGCTTTGGCCATTTAACTGTTGAGGAAAACCTGCTGACCGGCGCGTTTATCCGCAGACCGTCAGGGAAAAGCTTGGCGCAGGACCTGGAAAAAGTGTATGCCTTTTTTCCGCGCCTGAAGTTATTGCGTAAAAACTATGCGGGCTATACCTCAGGCGGGGAGCAGCAAATGGTCGCCATTGGCCGTGCATTGATGGCAAATCCCAAGCTGATTCTGCTCGACGAGCCTTCCATGGGGCTGGCTCCGCAGATTGTCGAGGAGATTTTTGAAATCGTGCACCAGTTGCAACAAACGCAAGGCTTGAGCTTTTTGCTGGCGGAGCAGAATGCCACGGTGGCTTTGCGTTACGCGAACCATGCCTATGTACTAGAAAGTGGCCATATTACGCAACAAGGCGATGCGCAGACCATTGCCAGTAGCCAGGCCTTAAGTGACTCTTATCTGGGGAGTCGCTAA
- a CDS encoding ABC transporter substrate-binding protein, with protein MNFLSKHRWLWLALGLGVASLSTQVQAANEQYFPLQSYRIGPYAAGGSGFFGGFIDYLQYINAKEGGVNGVKLTWSECETEYVVEKGVECYERLKKGLNGAPAAATNPLSVGIAYATLERSTTDKLPLITINHGRTDSTDGSVFPYAFPLQLNPYSEVSAIVNYIAQQSGGLDKLKGKKIVTLYHGSPYGKETSPILELLAKKYGFDLTLLEMPHPGNEQQSQWLTIRRIKPDWVILRGWGVMNPVALKTAQKTGFPADHIIGNIWSNSEDDAAPAGNAAKGFISITTHPSGTSFPVLQGINQYVIKAGKGNLQDPKRFGNVYYNLGVVNGILNVEAVRVAQAKFGKRPLTGEEVRWGFENLKLDDARLKELGALGLVQPLKLSCADHEGGGAVRFQQWDGSKWKVISDWVQADRQLLRPIIEKSSHEYAKEKGITPRDCSKEVVAAN; from the coding sequence GTGAACTTTTTAAGCAAACATCGCTGGCTGTGGCTGGCATTGGGCTTGGGGGTTGCCAGCTTGTCTACGCAAGTGCAAGCCGCCAATGAGCAGTATTTCCCGCTGCAGAGTTACCGGATTGGCCCTTATGCGGCAGGCGGCTCAGGATTTTTTGGCGGCTTTATCGACTATTTGCAATACATCAATGCCAAAGAGGGCGGCGTTAATGGCGTCAAGCTGACCTGGAGTGAGTGCGAAACCGAATACGTCGTGGAAAAAGGCGTGGAGTGCTACGAGCGCCTGAAAAAAGGCCTGAACGGCGCGCCTGCTGCAGCGACCAATCCGCTGTCCGTGGGCATTGCCTACGCGACCCTGGAGCGCTCGACCACAGACAAATTGCCGCTGATCACGATTAACCACGGCCGCACCGATTCGACCGATGGCAGCGTGTTCCCTTATGCCTTCCCGCTGCAATTAAACCCGTACAGCGAAGTGTCTGCGATTGTGAACTATATCGCCCAGCAATCTGGCGGTCTGGACAAGCTCAAAGGCAAAAAAATTGTCACCTTGTACCACGGCTCGCCCTACGGCAAGGAAACCAGTCCGATTCTGGAACTGCTGGCAAAGAAATACGGCTTTGATCTGACCTTGCTCGAAATGCCGCATCCGGGCAACGAGCAACAGTCGCAATGGCTGACCATCCGCCGCATCAAGCCGGACTGGGTGATTTTACGTGGCTGGGGCGTGATGAACCCGGTGGCGTTGAAAACTGCACAAAAAACCGGTTTTCCGGCCGACCATATCATCGGCAATATCTGGAGCAACTCTGAAGATGACGCGGCACCTGCTGGCAATGCTGCCAAAGGCTTTATCTCGATCACTACCCATCCTTCCGGCACCAGCTTCCCGGTATTGCAAGGCATCAACCAATACGTGATCAAAGCCGGTAAAGGCAATCTGCAAGATCCTAAACGTTTTGGCAATGTGTATTACAACCTGGGCGTGGTCAATGGCATCCTCAACGTTGAAGCCGTGCGTGTCGCACAAGCTAAATTTGGCAAACGCCCATTGACCGGTGAAGAGGTACGCTGGGGCTTTGAGAACCTCAAACTGGATGATGCGCGCCTTAAAGAGTTGGGCGCTCTGGGTCTGGTACAGCCGCTCAAACTGAGTTGCGCTGACCATGAGGGCGGCGGTGCCGTCCGTTTCCAGCAGTGGGATGGCAGCAAATGGAAAGTGATTTCTGACTGGGTGCAGGCAGACCGCCAGTTGTTGCGTCCGATTATTGAAAAATCTTCCCATGAGTATGCCAAGGAAAAAGGCATCACCCCACGCGATTGCAGTAAAGAAGTTGTTGCTGCCAACTAA
- a CDS encoding branched-chain amino acid ABC transporter permease, translating into MLYKEAGQFITEYRLDKRFFRLKQERWAFAALLAFAYLVVPAIGNDYWFSAILIPVLVLSLAGLGLNLLTGYAGQLSLGSAAFMAVGAFATYNFHLRIEGLPLIASLILGGLTAGGVGLVFGLPSLRIKGFYLIVATLAAQFFVQWVFTTFSWFSNNSSSGVITAPPLQILGTDLSTPAGRYLLTLTVVVALGWLAKTIVSGELGRKWMAVRDMDTAAAVIGISVPKTKLLAFAISSFYLGIAGALWAFTYLGTVEPHGFDLSRSFQILFIIIIGGMGSILGNFLGAAFIVLFPILLSNLTTSLLAGAIDPGQLENFQKMIFGALIIFFLIKEPNGLAKVWQTVKQRLRVWPLRF; encoded by the coding sequence ATGTTATATAAAGAAGCAGGACAATTCATCACAGAGTATCGGCTGGACAAGCGCTTTTTCCGGCTCAAACAGGAGCGCTGGGCATTTGCGGCCTTACTGGCATTCGCCTACCTGGTCGTCCCTGCCATTGGCAACGACTACTGGTTTAGTGCCATCCTCATCCCAGTGCTGGTGCTGTCGCTGGCTGGCTTGGGCCTGAATTTGCTTACTGGCTATGCGGGTCAGCTCTCCTTGGGTTCTGCGGCCTTTATGGCGGTAGGTGCGTTTGCCACCTACAACTTTCACCTGCGGATAGAGGGCTTGCCATTGATTGCCAGCCTGATATTGGGCGGGTTGACCGCAGGTGGCGTCGGCCTGGTGTTTGGGCTGCCGAGTTTGCGCATCAAGGGCTTTTACCTGATTGTGGCAACACTGGCTGCACAGTTTTTTGTGCAATGGGTGTTCACCACATTCTCCTGGTTTTCCAACAACTCCTCTTCTGGTGTCATTACAGCGCCGCCCTTGCAGATATTAGGCACGGATTTGAGTACACCGGCGGGACGTTATCTGCTGACCTTAACGGTCGTCGTGGCGCTGGGGTGGCTGGCAAAAACCATTGTCAGTGGTGAGCTCGGACGCAAGTGGATGGCGGTACGCGACATGGACACCGCTGCCGCCGTGATCGGCATCTCGGTGCCCAAAACCAAATTGCTGGCCTTTGCCATCAGCTCGTTTTACCTGGGGATTGCCGGTGCGCTGTGGGCATTCACTTACCTGGGCACCGTTGAACCACATGGCTTTGATTTGTCACGCTCATTCCAAATCCTGTTCATCATTATTATTGGCGGCATGGGTAGTATCCTCGGCAACTTTCTGGGCGCGGCTTTTATTGTGCTGTTCCCCATTCTGCTTTCCAACCTGACCACCAGCCTGTTGGCCGGAGCGATTGATCCTGGCCAGCTGGAGAATTTTCAGAAAATGATTTTTGGCGCCTTGATCATCTTTTTCCTGATCAAAGAGCCCAACGGTTTGGCCAAGGTCTGGCAAACCGTCAAACAACGGCTGCGGGTCTGGCCGCTACGTTTCTAG
- a CDS encoding branched-chain amino acid ABC transporter permease: MSFFLEVLTGGLLAGVMYSLVAIGFVLIYKASGVFNFAQGSMVLFAALTFVSLVERGVSFWGAFVLTLLTMAVLAWLIEWLVLRPLVNRSPITLFMATLGLSYIVEGLAQAVWGAQVHALEIGINDEPYEVFGILLSQFDLFAAAIAGGLVALLGVLFNKTRIGIALRAVADDQLAALAVGIHLQRLWLIVWAVAGFVGLVAGMLWGARVGVQFSLSLIVLKALPVLIIGGFTSIEGAIVGGLIVGASEKLAEVFIGPLIGGGIENWFPYVLAMLFLLVRPYGLFGDKAIERV; this comes from the coding sequence ATGAGTTTCTTTCTGGAAGTCTTGACCGGTGGCTTGCTGGCGGGCGTCATGTATTCGCTAGTCGCCATCGGCTTTGTGCTCATCTATAAGGCGTCTGGCGTGTTCAATTTTGCCCAGGGGTCTATGGTGCTGTTCGCGGCATTGACCTTTGTCAGCCTGGTCGAACGCGGCGTATCGTTCTGGGGCGCCTTTGTGTTGACCTTGCTGACCATGGCGGTGCTGGCTTGGTTAATCGAATGGCTGGTGTTGCGGCCACTGGTGAACCGTTCGCCAATTACCTTATTCATGGCCACCCTGGGCTTGAGCTATATCGTCGAGGGGCTGGCGCAAGCGGTGTGGGGCGCACAAGTGCATGCGCTGGAGATTGGCATCAATGACGAGCCGTATGAAGTGTTTGGTATTTTGCTGTCACAGTTCGATTTGTTTGCTGCCGCGATTGCGGGCGGCCTGGTCGCACTGCTTGGTGTCCTCTTCAATAAAACCCGCATTGGCATTGCCTTGCGCGCTGTGGCAGATGACCAACTGGCGGCCTTGGCGGTGGGCATCCATCTGCAACGCTTGTGGCTGATTGTCTGGGCGGTGGCTGGTTTTGTCGGCCTCGTCGCCGGCATGTTGTGGGGCGCGCGCGTCGGCGTGCAGTTCTCGCTGTCGCTGATTGTACTCAAAGCCTTGCCAGTGCTGATTATTGGCGGATTTACCTCGATTGAAGGGGCGATTGTTGGCGGCTTGATCGTCGGCGCTAGCGAAAAACTGGCTGAGGTCTTCATCGGCCCGCTGATAGGCGGCGGCATTGAAAACTGGTTTCCCTATGTGTTGGCGATGTTGTTTCTGCTGGTCCGCCCCTATGGCTTGTTTGGTGATAAAGCGATTGAACGTGTTTAA
- a CDS encoding ABC transporter ATP-binding protein has translation MSTTLAAPQPLLALDGISLSFKGVKAITNISFAVNEGEICALIGPNGAGKSSLLNVINGVYKPDEGSIRYQDVVRRAMHPQWAARRGVARTFQNIALFKGMSVLDNVLTGTNLKVKSSWLEQVFNVGRAPADALAQRQKAERVIAFLKLQPWRNSIVGSLPYGLQKRVELARALAAEPQLLLLDEPMAGMNADEKAEMSQFIRETNREFGTTIVLIEHDIGVVMTLSDHVVVLDYGKKIGDGTPDEVRANPDVIAAYLGTKH, from the coding sequence ATGAGTACCACCCTTGCTGCACCTCAGCCATTACTGGCATTAGACGGGATTTCATTGTCGTTTAAGGGCGTGAAAGCCATTACCAATATCAGTTTTGCCGTCAATGAGGGCGAAATTTGTGCCTTGATCGGCCCCAATGGCGCTGGCAAAAGCTCATTACTGAATGTGATTAATGGCGTCTACAAGCCAGATGAAGGCAGTATCCGCTACCAGGATGTAGTGCGTCGTGCCATGCATCCGCAATGGGCCGCCAGACGCGGCGTGGCGCGCACGTTTCAGAATATAGCCCTGTTTAAAGGCATGTCCGTGCTCGACAACGTACTGACCGGCACCAACCTCAAGGTCAAAAGCAGTTGGCTGGAGCAGGTATTTAATGTGGGCCGCGCGCCTGCGGATGCCTTGGCGCAACGGCAGAAAGCAGAGCGCGTGATTGCTTTTCTCAAACTGCAACCCTGGCGGAATAGCATTGTGGGCAGTTTGCCCTATGGCTTGCAAAAGCGCGTTGAGCTGGCCCGTGCGCTGGCTGCCGAGCCTCAACTGCTGTTGCTAGATGAACCGATGGCGGGCATGAACGCCGATGAAAAAGCGGAGATGAGCCAGTTTATCCGCGAAACCAACCGCGAGTTTGGCACCACGATTGTGCTGATTGAGCATGATATCGGCGTGGTGATGACGCTTTCAGACCATGTGGTGGTGCTGGATTATGGCAAGAAAATCGGCGATGGCACGCCGGATGAAGTACGCGCTAACCCCGATGTGATCGCCGCCTACCTGGGCACCAAACACTGA
- a CDS encoding AMP-binding protein yields MAETLPHLLALQAVERPHRVAIRHKQLGLWQQASWLAVKEDVTRTAHYLQQHGFRQGDTLFLLSEPRPEALLLSLAAHWLGGVAAPLDPAFAQPQLLDLLHTLRPQFVFAEAQAQVDQVLAAKPDSALVIYADARGLAGYQHPALVAYAQIVATPETQNISPVAETAEIAFRFYRLSDAYALEYSELSHAELLRNGRQLISQEVLTAHEEALAARAFAASGHAKYLLSPWLLAGFTLNFPENLATRDTDRRELGPTLVAGTATTYQRLYALTQSRWPLPGSWQHRLVGWALLAARNRLPLVATLARWLVILPLQDVLGLRRTRVPLLVGEPLSPEATQFFSDIGIDVRAWPEASAWQTSQLQVIPHQSNDLHSYLGLATWKAAI; encoded by the coding sequence ATGGCAGAGACTTTACCTCACTTGCTCGCTTTGCAGGCCGTGGAGCGCCCGCATCGTGTTGCAATTCGGCATAAACAGCTGGGCCTCTGGCAGCAGGCCTCCTGGCTTGCGGTGAAAGAGGACGTCACCCGCACAGCGCACTATTTGCAGCAACACGGCTTTCGCCAGGGCGATACCTTGTTCTTGCTCAGTGAACCACGGCCAGAAGCCTTGCTGTTGTCGCTAGCTGCCCATTGGCTGGGCGGCGTGGCGGCGCCACTGGATCCGGCCTTTGCGCAGCCGCAGTTATTGGATTTATTGCATACCTTGCGGCCGCAATTTGTGTTTGCCGAGGCGCAGGCGCAGGTGGATCAAGTCCTGGCAGCCAAGCCTGATAGCGCACTGGTGATTTATGCCGATGCGCGCGGGCTAGCGGGCTATCAGCATCCTGCGCTGGTTGCTTATGCGCAGATTGTGGCCACGCCTGAGACCCAGAACATTTCACCCGTGGCTGAGACTGCGGAAATCGCCTTCCGCTTTTACCGCTTAAGTGACGCCTATGCGCTGGAGTACAGCGAATTAAGCCATGCCGAACTGCTGAGGAATGGCCGCCAACTGATCAGCCAAGAGGTGCTCACTGCGCATGAAGAGGCATTGGCGGCGCGTGCATTTGCCGCCAGCGGCCATGCCAAATATCTGCTTTCGCCGTGGCTATTGGCAGGCTTTACGCTGAATTTCCCAGAAAATCTGGCGACCCGGGATACCGACAGGCGCGAACTCGGCCCTACGCTGGTCGCTGGCACGGCAACCACTTATCAGCGCCTGTATGCATTAACCCAATCCCGCTGGCCCTTGCCGGGCAGTTGGCAGCATAGGCTGGTGGGTTGGGCACTGCTTGCAGCCCGTAACCGGCTGCCGCTGGTCGCAACGCTGGCGCGCTGGCTGGTGATTCTGCCCTTGCAGGATGTGCTGGGTCTGCGGCGTACGCGCGTGCCATTACTGGTAGGCGAGCCTTTGTCGCCAGAGGCCACACAGTTTTTCAGTGATATTGGCATTGATGTGCGTGCCTGGCCAGAAGCTTCTGCCTGGCAGACCAGCCAGTTGCAAGTGATTCCACATCAGTCCAATGACTTGCACAGTTATTTGGGATTAGCGACATGGAAGGCCGCGATATGA
- the sfnG gene encoding dimethylsulfone monooxygenase SfnG, with the protein MSTENIKFAYWVPNVSGGLVVSNIEQRTSWDIDYNRKLAQIAEKAGFEYALSQIRFTAGYGAEFQHESVSFSHALLAATTKLKVIAAILPGPWNPVLAAKQLATIDILTQGRIAVNIVSGWFRGEFTAIGEHWLDHDERYRRSREFIEALKGIWTQDNFTYRGDFYRFSNYTLKPKPLQQPHPEIFQGGSSRAARDNAAAVSDWYFTNGNTVEGIKAQVDDIRAKAAANKHHVKIGVNAFVIARDTEEEANAVLKEIIDKANPEAVNAFGHEVKNAGAASPEREGNWAKSSFEDLVQYNDGFKTNLIGTPQQIAERIVALKAVGVDLVLAGFLHFQEEVAYFGEKVLPLVRELEAKTLAKAA; encoded by the coding sequence ATGAGTACCGAAAACATTAAATTTGCCTATTGGGTGCCTAACGTCAGTGGCGGCTTGGTGGTGAGTAACATTGAGCAGCGCACCAGTTGGGATATCGATTACAACCGCAAGCTGGCGCAAATTGCCGAAAAAGCCGGGTTTGAATATGCCTTGAGCCAAATCCGTTTTACAGCCGGTTACGGTGCCGAGTTCCAGCATGAGTCGGTATCTTTTTCGCATGCCTTGTTGGCGGCGACGACCAAACTTAAAGTGATTGCGGCGATTTTGCCTGGTCCCTGGAATCCGGTGTTGGCCGCCAAACAATTGGCGACCATTGATATTCTCACCCAAGGCCGCATTGCGGTGAATATCGTCTCCGGCTGGTTCCGCGGGGAGTTTACGGCGATTGGCGAGCATTGGCTGGATCACGACGAGCGCTACCGCCGTTCGCGCGAGTTTATTGAGGCGTTGAAAGGCATTTGGACCCAGGATAACTTTACTTATCGCGGGGACTTTTACCGTTTTAGCAACTACACGCTGAAACCAAAACCCTTGCAGCAGCCCCATCCTGAAATCTTCCAGGGTGGCAGCTCGCGTGCTGCGCGGGATAATGCGGCGGCGGTTTCAGACTGGTATTTCACCAACGGTAACACCGTGGAAGGGATCAAGGCCCAGGTGGACGATATCCGTGCCAAAGCTGCGGCCAACAAGCATCACGTCAAAATCGGCGTCAATGCCTTTGTGATTGCCCGCGATACCGAAGAAGAAGCCAACGCCGTCTTGAAGGAAATCATTGATAAAGCCAACCCTGAGGCGGTAAATGCCTTTGGCCATGAAGTGAAAAATGCCGGCGCTGCCAGCCCGGAGCGTGAAGGTAATTGGGCGAAGTCGAGCTTTGAAGACCTGGTGCAATATAACGATGGCTTTAAAACCAATCTGATTGGAACACCCCAGCAAATTGCCGAGCGCATTGTGGCTTTGAAGGCGGTGGGCGTAGATTTAGTATTGGCGGGCTTTTTGCACTTTCAGGAAGAGGTCGCTTATTTTGGTGAAAAAGTACTGCCACTGGTGCGTGAGCTGGAAGCTAAAACCTTGGCCAAAGCGGCTTAA
- the msuE gene encoding FMN reductase, with translation MMSRPLKVTAVSGSYKLPSRTAALVQAITQKLGQQIPIDLHVVELSEIAGSLVASYDPKALPVKVQQDIQAIETADLLVVATPVYRASYGGLFKHLFDLVHLEALVDVPVLLAATGGTERHALIIDHELRPLFSFFQAVTLPIGVYAVEADFENYQIKSEAVKARIELAVERALPLLKHRELQSDERLLAV, from the coding sequence ATGATGAGCCGTCCTTTAAAAGTCACTGCTGTCTCCGGCAGCTATAAATTACCTTCCAGAACCGCTGCGCTGGTGCAGGCGATCACGCAAAAATTGGGGCAGCAAATCCCGATTGATTTGCACGTAGTGGAGTTAAGCGAAATTGCTGGCAGCCTGGTCGCTTCCTATGATCCCAAAGCCTTGCCAGTGAAGGTTCAGCAAGATATCCAGGCGATTGAAACCGCTGACTTATTGGTGGTGGCGACACCGGTTTACCGCGCCTCTTACGGTGGTTTGTTCAAGCATTTGTTTGACCTGGTACACCTCGAAGCCTTGGTGGATGTGCCTGTGTTGCTGGCGGCGACTGGCGGTACAGAGCGCCATGCTTTGATTATTGATCATGAGCTGCGTCCATTATTCAGCTTTTTCCAGGCAGTCACCTTGCCGATCGGCGTGTATGCGGTTGAAGCGGATTTTGAAAACTATCAAATTAAGAGTGAGGCAGTGAAAGCGCGCATTGAGCTTGCAGTAGAACGTGCCCTGCCTTTGCTTAAGCATCGTGAGCTTCAAAGCGATGAACGCTTGTTAGCCGTGTAA
- a CDS encoding SfnB family sulfur acquisition oxidoreductase, with translation MTAQANKIAHLPVNLPRQPAHVIKSDAEALTVAKQVASEIAKEAALRDQERRLPRKELDLFSSSGLWGITVSKEYGGAFVSNKTLAEVIATVAEADPSVGQIPQNHLYMVEGLRLDGSDFQKKYFFELVLQGVRFGNAFSEIGTKSVNDVKTKLTPTNSGYFLNGKKFYSSGALLADWVPVVAKDEHDNTVVAFVPAGAEGLTIIDDWSSFGQRTTASGTTILENIFVPSEYVLPHHLAFDRPTTMGPIAQIIQAAVDTGIARAAFKDTLHFVRNYTRPWIDTDLEHGYEDPHTIKDIGDLQIRLHATEALLARAGEYIDEAQRNPNEDTVAEASIAVAEAKVLSTETALLAGSKLFELAGTRSTLGEYNLDRHWRNARTHTLHDPVRWKYHAVGNYSLNKVKPPRHPWI, from the coding sequence ATGACTGCACAAGCAAATAAAATTGCGCATTTGCCTGTAAACCTGCCGCGGCAACCCGCGCATGTGATTAAAAGTGACGCAGAAGCCTTAACCGTCGCCAAACAGGTGGCCAGCGAAATCGCCAAAGAAGCCGCCCTGCGCGACCAGGAACGCCGACTGCCACGTAAAGAACTCGACCTGTTTTCAAGCAGTGGCTTGTGGGGCATTACCGTGTCAAAAGAATACGGCGGTGCCTTCGTCTCCAACAAAACCCTGGCAGAAGTGATTGCCACCGTGGCCGAGGCAGACCCCAGTGTCGGCCAGATTCCACAGAATCATTTATATATGGTGGAAGGCTTGCGCCTGGATGGCTCAGACTTTCAGAAGAAATACTTTTTTGAGCTGGTGCTGCAAGGGGTGCGGTTTGGTAATGCGTTCTCCGAGATTGGCACCAAGAGTGTCAATGACGTGAAAACCAAACTCACACCCACCAATAGCGGCTACTTTTTAAACGGCAAAAAATTCTATTCGTCTGGCGCGCTGCTGGCAGACTGGGTGCCGGTCGTCGCCAAAGATGAGCACGACAATACCGTGGTGGCATTTGTCCCCGCTGGTGCAGAAGGCCTGACCATTATTGATGACTGGTCCAGCTTTGGCCAACGCACCACCGCCAGCGGAACGACCATCCTGGAAAATATTTTTGTGCCCAGCGAATATGTGTTGCCTCACCACCTGGCGTTTGACCGCCCGACCACCATGGGGCCGATTGCGCAGATTATCCAGGCGGCGGTGGATACCGGCATCGCCCGCGCAGCGTTTAAAGACACGCTGCACTTTGTACGCAACTACACTCGGCCATGGATAGATACCGACCTCGAACACGGCTATGAAGATCCGCATACCATTAAGGATATTGGTGACTTGCAGATTCGCCTGCATGCCACCGAGGCTTTGCTGGCACGCGCGGGTGAATACATAGACGAAGCGCAACGTAACCCAAATGAAGACACTGTAGCCGAAGCCTCGATTGCGGTGGCTGAAGCCAAAGTGCTGAGTACCGAAACTGCCTTGCTGGCGGGTAGCAAACTGTTTGAACTGGCAGGCACACGCTCAACTCTGGGTGAATACAACCTGGACCGCCACTGGCGTAATGCACGTACGCATACCCTGCACGATCCGGTGCGCTGGAAATACCATGCCGTCGGCAACTACAGCCTGAACAAGGTGAAACCGCCGCGCCATCCCTGGATTTAA